A part of Lacinutrix sp. 5H-3-7-4 genomic DNA contains:
- the thiH gene encoding 2-iminoacetate synthase ThiH gives MSFKTTFNKYNWDTLEKEIYAFTAEDVKEVLQKEKIDLEDFKALISPAAKPFIEHMAQRSHAITKKRFGNTIQMYVPMYLSNECQNICTYCGFSMTNKIARRTLNDAEILKEVKFLKAKGYNHILLVTGEANKTVGVSYIKHAISLIREHFSNISIEVQPLDQNEYEQLIEAGLYAVLVYQETYHEATYKTHHPKGKKSNFNYRLDTPDRLGKAGVHKIGLGALFGLEDWRVDSFYTALHLKYLQKTYWKTKYSISFPRLRPHQGEVQPKVEMTDSDLVQLICAYRLLDEDVELSMSTRESETFRNNIIKLGITSISAESKTNPGGYAVAPESLEQFEISDERETKDIKEMIENQGYEVVWKDWECFEETK, from the coding sequence ATGTCTTTTAAAACTACTTTTAATAAATATAATTGGGATACTTTAGAAAAAGAAATTTATGCTTTTACAGCAGAAGATGTTAAGGAAGTTCTTCAAAAAGAAAAAATAGATTTAGAAGATTTTAAAGCCTTAATATCTCCCGCAGCAAAACCTTTTATTGAGCATATGGCGCAACGTAGTCATGCTATTACTAAAAAACGTTTTGGTAACACTATACAAATGTATGTGCCTATGTATTTGTCTAACGAGTGTCAAAACATTTGTACTTATTGTGGTTTTAGTATGACTAATAAAATTGCACGTAGAACATTAAATGATGCCGAAATTTTAAAAGAAGTTAAATTTTTAAAAGCCAAAGGTTACAACCATATTTTATTGGTAACGGGCGAAGCAAATAAAACGGTTGGTGTCTCGTATATTAAACATGCTATAAGTTTAATTCGAGAGCATTTTTCTAATATAAGTATTGAGGTACAACCGTTAGATCAAAACGAATACGAACAACTAATTGAGGCTGGTTTGTATGCTGTTTTAGTGTATCAAGAAACCTATCATGAAGCGACTTATAAAACACATCACCCAAAAGGGAAAAAATCTAATTTTAATTATCGATTAGATACGCCAGATCGTTTAGGAAAAGCAGGAGTTCATAAAATAGGACTTGGTGCTTTATTTGGTTTAGAAGATTGGCGTGTAGATAGTTTTTACACCGCTTTACATTTAAAATATTTGCAAAAAACCTACTGGAAAACCAAGTATTCTATATCATTTCCTAGGCTTAGACCGCATCAAGGTGAAGTACAACCAAAGGTAGAAATGACAGATTCTGATTTAGTTCAGCTTATTTGCGCGTACCGTTTACTAGATGAAGATGTAGAGCTTTCTATGTCTACCCGCGAAAGTGAAACCTTTAGAAATAATATTATAAAACTTGGAATAACTTCTATTAGCGCAGAGTCTAAAACAAATCCTGGAGGTTATGCTGTAGCGCCAGAAAGTTTAGAGCAGTTTGAAATATCTGATGAACGCGAAACTAAAGACATTAAAGAAATGATTGAAAATCAAGGTTACGAAGTGGTTTGGAAAGATTGGGAATGTTTTGAAGAAACAAAATAA